The sequence below is a genomic window from Trichosurus vulpecula isolate mTriVul1 chromosome 5, mTriVul1.pri, whole genome shotgun sequence.
GTATGCCAGGGCAGCTAGGCATGTAGTCACAGTTAGCTGTCACGTTTGGTTTGGCACTACAGCAGCTGGGGAGAAGGATTGCTGGGAGGGCTGAGCTAAGCAGGGTAATTTGTATTCCCATAGATAGAATGAAGCCACAGGAAAAGTCTGAGCAGAGCAGTCACAAATGCAAGCCGGGCACTAGGCAGATTAGTCTTGGAGAAGTGAATtgggtgggttggggagggggaggtaagaaggaaggagTAGCTGAAGTGTGGCAATGACCCTGGGAACGGAGAGGAAAGGGCTGAGTCAGGCAGACTGGGCAGCAGGTTGGACAGGGATGTGTGAGGGCAGGACTCTGTGTCTAGCTCCATGAGAGACTCTGGAGAGGTTAGTGAGGAGGGGCCTGCATTTAGAGGGAAGGGGACAAGTGTCAGACAGGTCAGGAaggaggggtgggaggtggggccATGGTGAGAAAGCCAAACTGCCTATCCACCTCTCGTTTGTCATCCAAAGAGAAGGGTCTTTGCAGGGAAAAGAGTTTACTATCAGGGACCAGATATCTCCCCAATATAAGTGAGAAGTTGGTTGGGCAGCCTCTGGCCACAACACTCCCTGTGTTCAGATCCCCAGATCCACATGAAATACACCTGGGGTCACTGGGAGAACTGGCAAATGGAGTCCTTGCTGGGCTGCTCCAGTGACCTCAGAGAGATGGGACTGGTGAAGGGCAAACCGACCAACTCTGTCTAGATTCATCTAGAACTTgactttcctttcccataaaattCTAGAATCTACCTTGTTGTTAAGGAGAGTTTTGGGGAGCCCTGTGAAAGGGAAACAGGGACCAATCCCAAAAGCCATccggcttcatcaagaacaggccaTGTCagactttcctccttccttcctttgataAGAGGATTGGGCAGCTTGGATGAGGGTGATGCTGTAGCCACCTGAGATTTGTTCCTGTTTGACTTGGGAAAGACTGGAGTTCATCAAGAGTACAGTCCAGACCCACAAAGCAGCGAGGAATGGGTTCACGTCAGCCAGGAGGCAGGCCTCTGGCAGAATGCAGAGGGATCATCGTTGGCCGTGACCCATCCAGCCCTTTTCCCTGAGTATGGATGAAGGCCCCAACAGGAGAAGCTTCGAGCTGGGAGAGATGTCAGGCACTCTGGATAGCAGAGCCTAGGTCCAACACCACAGGCCAGATCCAGTGAGATGACATTCAGTAGGGAGAACCATAAAGCTCTCTGCTTGGGCTCAGAACATCCCCTGCATAGGTGCAGGCTGGGGGAAAGATCTGGGGTCAGAGAGGCCTTAAAACTCAGTATAAGCCTCTGGTCTTAAGGTGGTAGCCCCTGAGGAGCCAGCACTCCCAGACGAGGTGctgccttgaaggaagggaggtgAAACTGTCAGGTGGTCCGGCCACTCCACTTTAGGAAAGACTTCCACACACACTGGGGTGTGTCCAGAAGGTGACCAGGATAGTGAGAGAATTGGAGAAGATGCTGTTCAATTAACCCATAGACCAGAAGCTGGGCTTCTCCAGGCTCCCAGAGGAGACCAATTTAAGGAGATTCTCCCAAAATCTCTGGCTTATTTCTGTCCCACACACATACCCTCGCTCCCCCTACCCCAGATTTCCCTCTGAACCATCAGAATTTGGCTGAGGTTTGGGTTTCACCACACAATGAAAGGCCTCAGCCCCACCTCAAGCATCCGGCTTGTGATCTGCCAAATGGAGGCAGGCTTTATTTAACCTGACAGAAAGTGCATTAACTTGTACCTGGGCATGTAAATCATCAGAccatctcttccccttctcagcAGGGCCCTCCTCTGCCAGAGACCACCCCATTGTGTTCTGTATTTAGCATGTAACCCTCATCTTAACCCCCACATACACAAGGGGAAAGCATTGAGGATTTCCAGACCCCTTTTGTTGGTGCTGGTGTGCAAGGCTGAGGCCGGGCTGGCTCCTCCGCACCCTGTGACCATCCTTAGCACCTGCTCAACCCAGAGACTTCTCCTTTGTTGGGTTGCTGTGTCTGCTTCCAGCATGTGCTTCCTGAGCTCCCCTCAGGCCAGAGCATTCCTTGGCATTCCACCGTGGCCCCTGTCAGCTCTGGTTCCCAAGAGGGGGCCACAAAGATGATGTGAGGGCTTCCCCTTGAATGTCCCTGCGTGCCCCCTCTTTCTTCTATCAGGTTCTCTGCTTCTGGTCCAAGGGTGTACAAACTGGTGGCtcactctttctctgtgtgtggtGTTAAAGGGGGAGGAGTGGTATCAGTGGTATCCAGGCCAGAGAAGTTGCCCTCAATCGGAGCCAATGTGGTGAAGTCTGAGAAGTGCACTAAAGCTTTCCTTACCAGCTCTTCCAGTGGTTTGTTGCCTACACAAGGGTCATTTGAAGGGACTGATTGATGGCGGAGAGGCAGATGTCAGCTGGAGGTCAGGAAAAGCATCCCAGCAATTAGTGATTCGGAAGTGGACTGAACTGCCTCACTTTTGTTCTCAAGGGTTTGCGCCTTCCTGGAGGTTTTCAGGCAGATGCTGGGGGCCCCCTAGTCTGGCAGGCTCTAATGGAAGGTTGGGCTGCATAGCCCCAAGGTCTCTTCCCACTGAGATTCTCTGTGAAATGCaattgtttagcctggagaagagaggactccAGGGGCCAGGGGAACTGCCTTCAGGTATTGGAGAAGAGGGACACACTTTACGGTTTGACCCCAGAGGCAGAACTGGGTGGAGGGAATGGAAGCAAGGCAGATTTAGTGTGGATGCCAGGGAAGGCTTCCCCATGGTGAGAGCCTGGACAGTAAGTACGGTCAGTGTCAAGGGCCTTCTGCTTCAAAGAGAGCTGGGGGATGGAGTAGTAGGGATTCCTGGTCAAGTAGGATCTTTGAGGGGGCCCTTCCCCCCAGTAGATCCCAGGGATTGTGGGTTGACCCTTGGGAGAGAAGTTGTGATCATGGGGATCAGAAGACCACCCGCCTCCCAGGGTGGGATCCTGTTggtaaagcactttagaaatgtcAAAAGGAGCCACTGCCACCATCATGGGAGGAGGTGGTGCTATCAGGTGCTCACCAGTCCTTAGGGAAGATGTTCATTAGTGATCAGACGGAGGAAGAGGAGACCAAAGGAGGGCCCAATGAGAAGAGATACGAAAATATGCCCCCCTCTCATTGGAGAAGTGGGGGACTGGGCACTAGGGGAGAAGGGTGTCTTGTCTGGTGTCAAAAGCCATTCATGGCAATGGCTTtggttgaatttttaaaaaagatctttgGTACAAAGGAAGGCTTTTATTTTGAGCGTACAAAGGCAGGGGCTTATATCTGGAAATCCCtaggatgtaaaaacaaaggtgCCCATGAAACCCAAACAATAAATTGCAGTCATCAGACCAGTAGGACAGCAGTTTCCTGAAGGTAATGTCAATGAGTGGGATCAGATGCTGTAGAGGTCAGAGGCCAAAGAGAGAGAGGCCTTCTCAGACTTGGCAACGAGGGGGTCAGGAGTGACCTTGCAGAGAGCAGCATGAGCAGCTTGGGGGAGCCTCTGAGTGGTGAGGACACTGCGGGTATGGTCCAAAGCAAAGGCCACAGGGAAGGATCAGCTATCAGGAGCAAAGACTTTTGGACTTGGGCTGGGCCACAAAGGATGCAAAAGATGTGCAGAGGCCCAGAGGAAGGGGTGGTGACCTCCATGAGTAGTGCCTGCTGGCCATGCTCatcaccttcccctctcccttggcAGGGAGGAGTCTCCTGGGAAATCCTCAATCCAGGACACTAGTTTAGCTGAGAGAGGAGGGAccagtgttgggggaggggggagaaggggctGTCCCTGGGCCTGTCTCCTGGACCAGGGGGCTGAGAGGTGGGACTCTGCCAATGGTAGCTGATGAGAATCTAAGCTCCAGCAGTTCAGATGGTGATGTTAGCTGTCACCTCCCCTGCCTCCTATCCAAGTCCTCAATGCTGCAGTCCCTGCTTCTCCTCTGAGAGGAGACAGATGGTTCCCTCCATTTCACAACTGGACACACCAAGCTTCCCACCAACAGTCCAGGCAGTAGGGCTTCAGGAGGCTTGGATGCTGGTCCCGGGGCCCCACCTGAGGCAGCTGCTTTATTTTGGTGTGGTCTTTCCTCTCCCCACATTCAGGCCTGGGAAGTCTGGCTTCTTTTTATGAGGGAAAAACGATTTTATTgtatccttcctttcttgcttcatGGGGGAGTAGGCCAAAGAGTGTGGAAGAGAACCAGCCAGCAGAGAGAGCACAGATAGGTCATTTCTGCTCCAAATGCTCCATGTCTGAGCCCTCATGCCTTTGGCAGCCCATGGAACAGATCTGCATGAGCACAGTCTCAGCACAACCACCCTTGAGACACAGTGGGCCTGAGGGGTCAATAGGCTGCCTGTGAGGACCCCAGGGAGCCAACCCAGCAAAAAGCTTCAAGCCTCAGGGTGGCCTCCTGAGGAGGAGAGGCCTAGACTCCAGCACAAGCTCAACATAGGTCAAGGATTCTTCACCTTTGGGTGCCCTGCACCCCGTGGGCAGTCAGTCTGAAGAAACCCACCCATGCCACATGAGAAGCATATTTGTAAAAGCTcaaaataaaatctataggaTTACAGTGGAAATAATTACATTCAAATAGTCATCGTGATGTTAAGAACTACTGAAATAAAAGAAGCATCATCCTATAGTAGAACGAGGCGCTGGGGTCACGTCCCACATCCATCTTTTCAGCTGTGGCCCTCCATGTGGAGAGCAGTGCCCATCACTCatgccctcccctgccccaagcaGCAGCTTTGCCCGTAAGAAGCCaaggggggatgatggatggGGTTTTGGACTCCCCAGACCTTGTGAGTCCATTGTCCTGAGCTGGAGAAAGCCAGAGGGCAGGGGAAGCGTTTCGGAGGCAGGCCAGCTTGGTGGGAGTGTGTCCGGGAGCTGTGTGGTCAGGCCTTGCCTGCCTGGCTGCTGACCCCTCTCTGCCGGCTCTTGCTGACAGGTGTTTCCAGCCTGTGCTGATTCACATCCAGCTGCTGTGGGAGCTGATGCTCCTGGGGGAGCCCCTTGTAGTCATGGCACCATCTCCAACCATCTCATCAGAGATGGTGCTGGCTCTGACCAGGTAGGTGGCACCCTGAGATTAGGGTTGGTAGGCCTGGCCGGGCCCCCAGAGTGCCAGGACTCACTCTAGGACCGTAGTTGGACCTGGCCTCTCTTTCCCTTGCCTTGGTGTTGGGTGGGGGGATGGTGCAGGGGGCTGCCTCTtcactctctgagccttagtgtccttatctctaaaatggagttAATTCTGGCACCTACTCCACATCATAGCGGTGGGTTGTGGGGAATGCCCTTTGGAAATGGCCTGTGAGTGCTCTCCTCCATGTTGGGACAGCCTCCGTACAGGGCCATGCCAGTGGCTGAGAGGAGCCCAGAGAGCGGGCTTCTGACCTAAGCCAGGCCTGGTGACTCGCCCACATAGGCCTTGCTTtgttgacctctgaggtcaccaCCCACTCCAAGCTCTGTGAATTCTGCTGTCACTTGACTTGTATTGACCAGGGTGGGTTATGCTGAAGACTACACCCTGGGTTTGAGCCCAGCTAGcttcctctaaggtcctttccagcactgCCATCCCTTCTCAGTGGCCTGTGCTGTACCTGGCTCAGCTCCCCTGGCAGCCTACAGTATGTACCATAGGCTGGCCATGTCGAGAAACACCCATCCAGGCCTCTGCCGGCCTGGCCACAGAAACCCTGACAGGACCCCCTGGTCCCTGGAGAGGTCAGGCGCTGGTTTCCCTGAGTCTCAGACCTCTGAGGGCTGGATCTAGGGCCCCGGCCCGGTGGCCTGGCCTGATGGCTGACAGGGCCTTCTCATTGTAGCTGTCTGACTCCCCTCAAGTTCTGCTGTGACTACCGACCCTACTTTACCATCCATGACAGTGAGTTCAAGGAATACACTACCCGGACCCAGGCCCCGTGAGTGTCCCCCTCCCTCCGCCCAACCCTCTACCCTCCAGCCCCTCGGCCCTGGGCCTCCTGAGTGCCCCCTCTGCCCTCCAGCCCCTCGGCCCCGGACCCCCTGAGTGCCCCCCTCTGCCCTCCAGCTCCTCAGCCCTGGGCCTCCTGAGTGCCCCCCTCTACCCTCCAGCCCCTTGGCCCCGGACTCCTGAGTGCCCCCCTCTGCCCTCCAGCTGCTGGCCCCCTGAGTGCCCACCTCTACCCTCCAGCCCTTCGGCCCCAGGGTGACACTCGGTGGTAGGACAAGGCCATCATAGGTTTACGctgtccctcctttctcttcagcCTCATCTTCCCTTATTcgctcctttcctctctctgtcactctgtgtcttctttttctctagaCCCAATGTTGTCCTGGGAGTCACAAATCCTTTCTTTATCAAAACACTTCAGCATTGGCCACACATCCTCAGGATTGGCGAGCTCAAAATGTCAGGTGAGGCTCAGGACAGAGGCTCCAGTGAGTGCCCCAGGCCTCCAGCTGTGAACAGAGGGGACAAGGCAGGTGTGCTCAGGAGTTGTCCTCTCGCAGAACTAGAAGGAGATAAGGGTCTGAGGACCGTCATCAACTCAGCCCAGAGTAAGGCTGGATCTTACTTCTCAGCGACTGTGTGTTCGGGGgcagtggggaaaggggaggaattgGGGCATTCCCCAAGCCCTTCCCTAGGCCTTCCTCTGCACCCAAGAGACCGAGTGCAGACTAATGAGCCCAGGCTTCTTCAGAAACAGAACAACTTCCTCACATCTCCAGCCTGGGATGGACCGGGCACCCCAGGGCATGCTGCCCCATGGCCGTGGACCAGGGAGAGCGGCACTCCTGAATTTCCAGTGTGGCTCTTACGAGACCCCAAGGGCTCTAGCAGGTCCCCCCTCCCCGGCCAGCTGCCAGGTTGGGCCTTCCCTGACACCTGGCACAGCAAGCATGTGTTTCTACAGGAGACCTTCCCAAGCAAgtcaagatgaagaaactgaccaaGTTGAAGACCCTGGACACCAAGCCAGGTGAGGAGAAAGGGCCATCTCTGGGacaggggcagggaaggaagcCAGCCAGGGTGAGCTGATTGGCCTGCCTGCCCTGGAGGGACAAGACCTCTCAGGTCTCATACTCTTCCCAGCCTGCTGTGGAAAACTGCTTTGGCCTTGTAGTGCCTGGGGGCAGCCCCAGGAAGTCCATCCATGGGACTTTCCTCTCCCCCAGGGCTCTACACGTCCTACAAAACCTACCTGCACAAAGACAAAACGCTCATTAAGAGGCTGTTGAAGGTGAGTGCCCCCTGCCTCATGTCCCAAGTGTCCTTTTCCCTCAGCTGAGGCTGGCAGCAGGAAGAAGGGGTCCTGGGCACTCTCTCCCTGCAGGGCATCCAGAGGAAGCGTCCTTCAGAGGTGCAGAGCGCGCTGGTTCGACGACACCTCCTGGAACTCACACAGAGTTTCATCATTCCCTTGGTGAGTGGGAATGCACTCTTCCCCAAATACCCCGTGTCATCTCGGGAACTGTGGATCCTGGCCTGGGTTTGGCTCATCCCCCTGAGTCCTGCTCTGGAGTGGACCACGAAGGGAGCAACATGGAGAGCCCAGTGGCGCATTGTTTAGGCACTTAACGTATGCCAGGAGCTGAGTGAAGCTCTATGGGTACAAAGCTCAGGGAGCTCCCGTCCTAATGGGAGAGATGTGTCAGGAGCTCGGCCTCTGCCAAGTAAATGGAGGGAGTCGGAGAGAGGCAGCCCTGGCAGCTAGGGATGGCGGGCCATTGGGGGTGACCAGGGCTTCCTTTCTCCTCAGGAGCACTACATAGCAAGCCTGATGCCCCTGCAGAGGACCATCACCCCCTGGAAGGTGAGTCCCTGGGGCCTCGTCCAGCCCCGGCCTCATCCCATCGCGGGCAGCGGCTTCCTGCCCCAACTCAGCCTCCGCAGCTGCAGGCTCTGTGTCTCAGCCCTTAGTGGCTCAGAGGACCAACAGGCTGTGTGCCAGGCTTGGGGGCCAGGCCCTCAGAGCTCTTCTCTGCCACAGACTCCCCCCCAGATCCGTCCTTTCCGCCAGGATGACTTCCTGAAGAGCCTGGAGCATGCTGGCCCCCAACTTACCTGTGTCCTCAAGGGGGATTGGCTAGGCTTGTACAGGTAGGGATGCATCAaggctggggcaggggagaggctCGGGGAAAGGAGGAACGAAAGGGGAACTGTATATGAGAGGCCGTCAGGCCAGAGAGGGCTGAGCCACATTTGGCGTGGCCCCAGAACCTGGAGTAAGACTGTTCTAGAAACTGGCCCTCCAGCAGTGAAGATGCCATTTACCTCCTGTGAAGTCTCCCGGCAGGTGTGCTGGGAGGGGGGCACTGTAGGTACCGTTATTCCCAttctgcagatggggaaactgaggctgaaagaagttaGATGCCCTGCCCAGCTGGTAAATAGCCATGGCGGGATCTGAGCCCGAGCCTTCCACCCTCCATGTGCAGTGTTCTCTGCACCAAGGGAGCAGGCCACTTGCAGAGGCTGGCTCACCACTCCTCAGGGATTGCTTTAGGAGGTGCAGGCCCTTCTGCCTCTGACTGTCTGACCATCTGGGTCCAAGGAAGCTGAACTCCCCTGGAACCTGGTGCCCTGAGCCATGGCCTTGGGGCTTACGTGGCTCACCAACACGGCTGCTCCCTCTGCTTCTTGGAACTGAGGGCTTGACCCCAGGGTGACCGTCTTTCTCCTGGCAGGCGGTTTTTCAAGTCTCCTAATTTTGATGGCTGGTACCGGCAGCGGCACAGGGAGATGACCCAGAAGCTGGAGGCGCTGCACCTGGAGGTGATCTGTGAGGCGGTGAGTGGAGACAGGGTGGGATGTGGGGGGGACCAGcctcagaggagagagggagtgtTTGGAATAGGGTACATGGGCTGGCAGATGGGGAGACACTGTTATGGATCATTTGCCAAACATTTATCAGTGTGCCATGAGCCAGGCCCCAGAGGGAATGGACTCAGGCCTCAGGGCCTTtggagaaggtgggggggggaggggctctGAAATGTGAGATGGAGGAGCAGGGGCGGCCGAAGACTGAGTCACAGAGGATGCACGAGTCTGGAAGGATTGGCTCAGACTAGGATGGGGGGCTGGCGCGGCTAAAAGAAGCAACCCAGGATTgaccctggaggcaatagggggcCACCACAGCCCTTAGGCAGGGAGTGGGGTGCAGCCCAGAGTCGGAGGGACCAAGGTGGAGGCTGTGGGTGTAGGTGGGCAGATGAGAAAGATGTCTTAGAGACAGCAATGCCCAGCTTTGGCAGCTGAGGAGGTGCCAGggccagggagggggaggagtccTGAGGAATCAGGAGAGCCAGAGCACCCCAGAACATGTACTCGGTGGTACCTCCTGCTGTCCGTGTGGACAAGATGGAGGACGGGCCACAGAACTGGCTGAATGACCAGACCTGAAGAGTCCTTGAGACCTGGAGCCCAGGGGAGGAGCCCGGCTTCAAAGGAAGGTGACCAGGACAGGAAGAGAACTGAAGGCTGACCCAAGAGGCGGCCACGGGAGGGTGCTAGGCCTGCTTctcctggaggagagaagacagggagCCGGCCTGTCTTTAGAGGACTCACCTTCTCTGCCATGGCTCCAGGGGGCAGAAACAGaaaggaatgggggtgggggtgctgcAGAGGTGGCAGGTGTAGACTTGATGTCAGAAAATAAAGCCCCCAGTGTAGAGCTGGGCAGAGATGAGTGGACCCCAGAGGCCTGATGAGCAGGGGACTAGTGCAGGGGAACAAGGCTGGAAGGGGCCACCCAGGAAGGGCCCAGGCCTGAGAAAGAGGTCAGCACAGCCCTGCTGTCTGCTTCCTGCAGAACATCCTAACCTGGATGAAAGACAAGTCTGAAGTAGAGATTGTCGATCTGGTCCTGAAGCTCCGAGAAAAGCTTGTAAGCTCACTCCCTTCTTGCTcaccccttccttcctgcctttctctctccctcccctcctccctttcttccttcctcttcccctccttcctttcttcttcccttctcccctcttccttccctccctcctttcttccctcccttttctccctccttcttcctttcttccctccctccttcctcccttccttcttccctcctccctccctcccttttctctcttcttcccttccttccttcatctttcccttgcttcctttccttcctccctccctcccctcttttcccctttcttccttcccccctttcctcccccctgaAGAGGATGGGAGGCATACCAGAGCAGgcctgccctcccttcctccctctggccACCTCAGGTCCTTCTCCACCATGCTGAGGCCTGTAATGTGCACATTCTCCTGTGTTCTGAGCAGCCAGGCCCCTCTTTGTGCCCCAAGAAGCCTAGACCTTGGGAGACGTGGGGCCTGAGGCTCCGTGGAGAGACAGAGCTGGATTTTTCCCTCTCAGgaatcccttctctttccctagaTCCAGGCCCAGGCTCACCGGCTTCCGGTGAAGGAGGAGACGCTGCAGCAGGTGGCTCTGTACATCGACACCGTCATTGGTTCCCTGCCTGATGACCTGCAGGCTGTCCTGCGGCATCCCTGACGTCGCCCTGCTCTTCTGGCTTCCAGAGACCCCCACTTGGGAAGAAAGGGACGACTAGACATTGCCCAGTTCTGCCAAGCCTTCTTGGCCCTGGCCTCTCTGAGCTCTGGGCTGGGAGGGTAAGGAGGGAGGCCCAGGAGGCTGGGCTGGGCAGGAGGGAAATGGGTGATGAGTACTTGGGCTTCTCCTTTCAGCCATACCTTGCTCCATTGGGGGCTGGGCCCAGCAGAGTAGGAACCTGGGACTGCagccccttctttccctttccctcatcaCAACTGCCTCAGGAGCCTCCAGGAGGGGCTGTGCTGGACCCAGCCTCTGTTATGGCAGGGTTTACCAGCTGCTCAGCCCTCCAGAGACCCTTCATATGAAGGAGTACTGTCCAGGAAGCCTGAACCCAGACAATTGCCAGGAGGATGAGGGCGGGAGCCTTCGGTGATAGAACAGCCAGAGTAGGCCCCTCATCTGCACAGCTCCCTGCCCTTTCTTTGGGACTCTGCTCAGGCTCCCACTTCACACCTGCCCCAGAGAAGGCTCCTGTTGGAGCCAAGGTaaagggcagggggcaggggcCTGGTGCCAGCCAAGCCCTTTGCTTTCCTCATCCTGTTTCAAAGCAGGGAGCTTCAGCCAAGCACAAACCCACCCTGTTGCCTGTTTCCCTTAGGCCAGGCATCCCTTCCTGGGCCCCTCCCGCAGCCCTGCCATTAACCTCCTCTTGCTAAGGGCCA
It includes:
- the DENND6B gene encoding protein DENND6B, giving the protein MDALWGAAPRPPPRGLDPSDSPGSTPTGTLRLRRPPLPWARFSGWLECVCVVAFDLELGQALELVYPYDSMLTEKEKTSICYLSFPDSYSGCLGDTQFSFRMRQSGGQRSPHSLDDEDGYNRGAPVTLQREAAHFFGYVYFRQVKDSAVKRGYFQKSLVLVSRLPYVNLFQSLLNLIAPEYFEKLVPCLEAVCNEIDQWPPPVPGQTLNLPVMGVVIQVRIPSRVDKLESSPVKQFNQENLLPAPLVLSSVNELDLFRCFQPVLIHIQLLWELMLLGEPLVVMAPSPTISSEMVLALTSCLTPLKFCCDYRPYFTIHDSEFKEYTTRTQAPPNVVLGVTNPFFIKTLQHWPHILRIGELKMSGDLPKQVKMKKLTKLKTLDTKPGLYTSYKTYLHKDKTLIKRLLKGIQRKRPSEVQSALVRRHLLELTQSFIIPLEHYIASLMPLQRTITPWKTPPQIRPFRQDDFLKSLEHAGPQLTCVLKGDWLGLYRRFFKSPNFDGWYRQRHREMTQKLEALHLEVICEANILTWMKDKSEVEIVDLVLKLREKLIQAQAHRLPVKEETLQQVALYIDTVIGSLPDDLQAVLRHP